One stretch of Candidatus Baltobacteraceae bacterium DNA includes these proteins:
- a CDS encoding type I restriction-modification enzyme R subunit C-terminal domain-containing protein → MEIDRQLVACGWTVQDYKRINLGAARGIAVREFVMGSGYDTADYLLFVDRNAVGVIEAKKAGSTLTGVEAQSRKYIDGLPPTVSAFVKPPPFAFESTGVETRFTNGFDPDPSSRGVFTFYRPETLVEILGQRTTLRGRLRELPPLTNEGLWPAQFEAIRNLEESLAHGRPRALIQMATGSGKTFTAANIAYRLIKHGGARRILFLVDRANLGRQTVKEFQGFSTPGDGRKVTELYNVQSLSSNHIDGVSKVVISTIQRLYSILKGESEFAEDLDEESLYDLEPAKPVEVVYNPAVPIETFDVIIVDEAHRSIYGLWRQVLEYFDAFVIGLTATPGKQTLGFFNQNLVMEYSHERAVTDRVNVDFDVYRISTRITEQGSTVEAGIVTEFRDRQTRARRLEHLDDDIAYDARALDRKVVAKDQIRTIVRSFHDALKVDLFPDRTEVPKTLIFAKDDSHADDIVQIVREEFGKGNEFAAKITYKSGSQGQKPEDLLQAFRNSYNPRIAVTVDMIATGTDVKPIECVVFMRMVRSRQFFEQMKGRGVRVIDPTDLQAVTPDAKVKDHFVLVDTVGVTDTEHDLQDTAPMDRKPNVAFEKLLHNLALGSRDPDLLSSIASRLARLNVRLSKPDREELEAVANIPITTLAESLVDAIDSDRHIEAAKLATGAFEPGDAEIHAAADRMIAAAVIPLADNPTFREKLVEMRRSYDQVIDATSVDEVTRASYSKDAADRARATVASFSAYLDEHKDEITALQILYSRPYKQRLTWKDVKELAITIGRSPQRWTPEILWNAYEILDKSKVRGSGPRVLADIVQIVRYAIGDDSQLVAYPERVKGNFANWLDQQRQAGRTFTPDQMQWLERIRDHIAGSLGVSKDDFEYTPFIEHGGLGRANEVFGENFSAIMAELNEALAA, encoded by the coding sequence ATGGAGATCGACCGGCAGCTAGTCGCGTGCGGCTGGACCGTGCAGGACTACAAGCGCATTAACCTGGGCGCAGCGCGTGGAATTGCTGTTCGCGAGTTTGTAATGGGCAGCGGATATGACACTGCTGACTACCTCCTATTCGTTGACCGGAACGCCGTCGGAGTGATCGAAGCGAAGAAAGCGGGTTCTACTTTAACCGGTGTCGAGGCCCAGTCGAGAAAATACATCGACGGATTGCCGCCCACAGTTTCGGCTTTCGTGAAGCCACCTCCATTCGCGTTCGAGTCTACTGGCGTCGAGACACGTTTCACGAATGGATTCGACCCGGATCCTTCGAGCCGCGGTGTATTTACGTTCTACCGTCCCGAGACGCTAGTGGAGATCCTTGGTCAACGAACGACATTGAGAGGACGTCTCCGAGAGCTTCCACCTCTGACTAATGAAGGTTTGTGGCCCGCACAATTCGAGGCTATTCGCAATCTGGAGGAGTCACTCGCGCATGGCCGTCCGCGGGCGCTCATTCAGATGGCGACCGGTTCGGGCAAGACATTCACGGCCGCGAACATCGCCTACCGCCTGATCAAACATGGAGGCGCACGGCGTATCCTCTTTCTTGTTGATCGCGCGAACCTCGGGCGTCAGACAGTTAAAGAGTTTCAGGGATTTTCGACGCCTGGCGATGGACGCAAGGTTACCGAACTCTATAACGTCCAATCCCTTTCGAGTAACCACATCGATGGAGTTTCGAAAGTCGTTATCTCTACGATTCAGCGACTCTACTCCATCCTCAAAGGCGAGTCCGAATTCGCAGAAGACCTCGATGAGGAGTCGCTCTATGATCTGGAGCCGGCGAAACCGGTAGAGGTCGTATACAATCCGGCGGTGCCGATTGAAACTTTTGACGTCATCATCGTCGACGAGGCGCACCGCTCGATCTACGGCCTCTGGCGTCAAGTCCTTGAATACTTCGATGCATTCGTCATCGGTCTAACCGCGACGCCTGGCAAGCAGACGCTTGGATTTTTCAATCAGAATCTCGTGATGGAGTACAGCCATGAGCGCGCTGTGACCGACCGGGTCAACGTCGATTTCGATGTGTACCGCATCTCGACACGCATCACCGAGCAAGGTTCGACAGTCGAAGCTGGCATTGTGACCGAGTTTCGTGATCGTCAGACACGCGCAAGACGCCTTGAACATCTTGACGATGACATTGCCTACGATGCGAGGGCGCTCGACCGCAAGGTCGTTGCAAAGGATCAGATTCGCACGATTGTTAGAAGTTTCCACGACGCGCTTAAGGTCGATCTCTTTCCCGATCGTACTGAAGTACCGAAGACATTAATCTTCGCGAAAGACGACAGCCACGCCGACGACATCGTGCAAATCGTGCGTGAGGAGTTCGGCAAGGGTAACGAATTCGCCGCGAAGATCACTTACAAGTCCGGTTCGCAAGGACAGAAGCCAGAAGACCTCCTTCAGGCCTTTCGCAACAGTTATAACCCACGAATCGCAGTGACTGTCGATATGATCGCGACGGGGACAGACGTCAAGCCAATCGAGTGCGTCGTATTCATGCGGATGGTTCGCTCAAGGCAGTTCTTCGAGCAGATGAAAGGCCGCGGAGTGCGCGTAATTGATCCGACCGACCTGCAAGCCGTCACACCGGATGCAAAGGTAAAAGATCATTTCGTTCTTGTGGATACCGTCGGCGTCACGGATACTGAGCACGACCTTCAGGACACGGCACCTATGGACCGCAAGCCAAATGTCGCCTTCGAGAAACTGCTGCACAATTTGGCCCTCGGGTCGCGTGATCCCGATCTGTTGTCATCAATAGCCTCGCGTCTCGCACGACTCAACGTTCGACTTTCGAAGCCAGACCGCGAAGAACTCGAAGCGGTTGCGAACATTCCGATCACCACGCTTGCAGAGTCACTCGTGGATGCAATTGACTCCGACCGGCATATCGAAGCGGCGAAACTCGCGACGGGTGCATTCGAACCGGGAGACGCGGAGATCCATGCGGCCGCCGACCGAATGATTGCAGCGGCGGTGATCCCGCTGGCCGACAATCCGACGTTCCGCGAAAAGCTCGTGGAAATGCGACGAAGCTACGATCAGGTGATCGACGCGACTTCGGTCGATGAGGTGACGCGCGCCAGCTATTCGAAGGACGCTGCCGACCGCGCCCGCGCAACGGTCGCGTCATTCAGCGCCTACCTGGATGAGCACAAAGACGAGATTACTGCCCTGCAGATTCTCTACAGTCGCCCTTATAAGCAGCGTCTGACGTGGAAGGACGTGAAGGAACTCGCGATCACCATCGGCCGTTCTCCGCAACGTTGGACGCCCGAGATCCTTTGGAACGCCTACGAGATCCTCGACAAATCAAAAGTGCGTGGCTCCGGTCCGCGGGTGCTTGCCGACATCGTGCAGATTGTGCGATACGCGATCGGTGACGACTCGCAACTCGTTGCGTACCCGGAGCGAGTGAAGGGAAACTTCGCGAATTGGCTCGACCAACAGCGTCAAGCAGGACGAACCTTCACTCCCGATCAGATGCAGTGGCTCGAACGAATCCGCGATCACATTGCTGGTAGCCTCGGTGTCTCGAAGGACGACTTCGAGTATACGCCATTCATCGAGCACGGCGGACTTGGTAGGGCCAATGAGGTGTTCGGCGAGAATTTTAGTGCAATTATGGCGGAACTAAATGAAGCGCTGGCGGCTTGA
- a CDS encoding response regulator receiver domain yields MNNIDPVAVEFPPLPTAAEKTVQVVRDFLQSVLVVDDRAAFPPAEQPSAAPPGQLPHDALPDRAERHESSEHAEAANGVGILKTPQVPQEVSDPDRALVAPELVEAFARQGLVCGVLTPRTAAETVDQAPPAARRADILVLDWSIDTDNGEAALELIGRLATDEDRHRLRYIAIYTREPVLHELTDRILERLKAIPGPEARKRTAYIVEKGSMKISVFGKLRTARIPDEEHEDRRVAEKDLPGKLITEFSQLQPGIVSTAALAAVSALRRKTNQLLGRFEADLDPAFLWHRAVLRFPEDAEQHIVDILTAEIGAVVEDSDVRDFVDLESCTTWIAQYGIEKFNGHFGDRNPTLDDMKLLLGKGINDETNKSRFQKLSATQRMKGDAALFAASAEAMRRSNETFAELMLLRTRYDDHEPVLSSGTIVRSEDGKYWLCILPACDAVRLKGVRNFAFIPLVEVPDEAEHFDLLVSTQPGGVRLRTSDKVYDLRMINFEPNEAERVKAERSDESLIFTSASDGPFSWIGELKALKAQSLTQAVAENLARPGLDDPEWLRSMSGRQKPRPAQSAVLHPQPEAAQPLGAEPG; encoded by the coding sequence ATGAACAACATCGACCCCGTCGCCGTCGAATTTCCACCTTTGCCGACGGCTGCCGAGAAGACCGTTCAGGTTGTCCGCGATTTCTTGCAGTCCGTGCTGGTCGTTGACGACCGCGCAGCGTTTCCTCCAGCGGAGCAACCGTCGGCCGCGCCCCCGGGGCAACTCCCCCACGATGCACTGCCAGATCGAGCAGAACGGCACGAGTCATCCGAACACGCCGAAGCAGCGAATGGCGTCGGAATCCTGAAGACGCCGCAGGTTCCGCAGGAAGTGTCCGACCCTGATCGTGCGCTCGTCGCGCCTGAATTGGTCGAGGCGTTCGCTCGCCAGGGACTGGTGTGCGGAGTCCTCACGCCTCGGACTGCGGCCGAGACCGTAGATCAGGCTCCGCCTGCCGCGCGACGTGCCGATATCCTCGTGCTCGACTGGAGCATCGACACGGACAACGGTGAAGCTGCGCTGGAGCTCATTGGCAGATTGGCTACCGACGAGGACAGGCATCGGCTGCGATACATCGCCATCTACACGAGAGAGCCGGTGCTGCACGAATTGACCGACAGGATCCTCGAGCGTTTGAAAGCGATCCCTGGCCCGGAGGCGAGGAAGCGCACGGCTTACATCGTCGAGAAAGGCTCGATGAAGATTTCCGTGTTCGGGAAACTTCGGACCGCGCGCATTCCTGACGAAGAACACGAAGATCGACGAGTAGCCGAGAAAGATCTTCCCGGAAAGCTGATCACGGAATTCAGCCAGCTTCAACCGGGAATTGTCTCAACCGCAGCTCTTGCAGCAGTGAGCGCGTTGCGAAGAAAGACCAACCAGCTCCTCGGGCGCTTCGAGGCAGATCTCGATCCTGCTTTCCTCTGGCATCGTGCCGTACTCAGATTTCCCGAGGATGCGGAACAGCACATCGTCGATATTCTGACGGCCGAGATCGGTGCCGTCGTCGAGGATTCCGATGTACGGGACTTCGTGGATCTCGAGTCGTGCACGACGTGGATCGCACAATATGGTATCGAGAAGTTCAACGGGCATTTCGGCGATCGGAATCCCACGCTGGACGACATGAAACTGCTTCTCGGAAAAGGGATCAACGACGAAACGAACAAGTCGCGTTTTCAGAAACTCAGCGCGACACAGAGAATGAAAGGCGACGCTGCACTTTTCGCCGCGTCTGCCGAAGCAATGAGACGTTCGAACGAAACGTTCGCCGAACTTATGCTGCTGCGGACGCGGTACGACGATCACGAACCGGTGCTGAGCAGCGGAACCATCGTCCGGTCAGAAGACGGGAAATACTGGTTGTGCATTTTACCGGCCTGTGACGCGGTGCGTCTCAAGGGCGTCCGGAACTTCGCATTCATACCACTCGTGGAAGTGCCGGACGAAGCCGAACATTTCGACTTGCTTGTCTCGACACAACCGGGAGGTGTGCGATTGAGGACGTCGGACAAAGTATACGATCTTCGGATGATCAACTTCGAACCGAACGAGGCCGAACGGGTGAAGGCTGAGCGGAGCGATGAAAGCCTGATCTTCACCTCGGCATCGGATGGTCCGTTTTCGTGGATCGGCGAGTTGAAGGCGCTGAAGGCACAAAGCCTCACGCAGGCGGTTGCCGAGAACCTCGCACGCCCGGGGCTCGACGACCCCGAATGGTTGCGCTCGATGTCAGGCCGGCAAAAACCGCGGCCTGCGCAGTCGGCCGTTCTGCATCCGCAGCCGGAAGCAGCGCAACCCCTCGGCGCTGAGCCTGGGTAG
- a CDS encoding ATP-binding protein: MLGRQQIAGIPTAISELFKNSYDAYAHNAVVDFYRGDNLFVLRDDGIGMSRTDFEQRWLTIGTESKLDISGGLTPPKIPKGEPIRPVLGEKGIGRLAIATIGEMLLILTRSRFPESKDRIVTAFLHWGVFALPGIDLDELSIPLREFDPDSLPDGVAVSEMTSFLASSIEPLSKRTDKDAVARIVSSALAFNVDPAALDRILDGPRLRGHGGFGTHFFVAPTDEMFIAALDTSTDSDRASNLQRALLGFTNTMTPEHEQPPIVTAFRDHFTASDVEDLIAESAFFTPEEFLNADHRIKGRFDEFGQFNGTIWIYGEAVENHVIPYSARGEASKCGPFTIDVAIVQGREMDSTLPPTDWVALTKKMDRLGGLYVYKDDIRVLPYGNNDYDFLEIEKRRTLSAMYYYFSFRRMFGAIQLTREQNSALQEKAGREGFRENRAYQDFRAVLINFFIQLAVDFFREGARSSKFHERRTDINRRNKAAQLREKRVRVRRSRFEEQLQNAVRAIEDGTASLAVEETARSLRDRLNAAILLGDSADAERALIAAERDAREQLRDIRTRYRVVPPRGIGLPRALRRDLEIHRSAYERFIAEIVVNAEYDVELALAEATSRADVRLDRRLVFYNSIEQLSTDSRSATTREVKAAIEASNDVEERVAALTKSTTEAVERTIREVLSLAQSVDVASLKDADFVEQRSNLERQLEDVVEQQQETLKGVMEQIRSIRWVADESGDVITESDETEALEEEVFALRDRAEVDLELAQLGMSVQIINHEFEASIRSVRRRIRDLKAWADINKSLVPVYDGIRASFDHLDGYLTLFAPLQRRLYRKPVSLRGTEIAKYVSDLFTERLRRHEISLETSAQFRTHVLKGYPSTLFPVAVNLVDNALFWLDERREGRRILFSSDDNAILVSNNGPAINPADYESIFELGFTRRPGGRGLGLAIAREALRRDGFDIALREPPEGMNVCFAIVERATT; encoded by the coding sequence ATGTTGGGTCGCCAGCAGATTGCCGGTATTCCCACCGCGATCAGCGAGTTGTTCAAGAATTCGTATGATGCCTACGCCCACAACGCGGTTGTCGATTTCTATCGCGGGGACAACCTCTTCGTCTTGCGCGACGACGGCATCGGGATGAGCAGGACGGACTTCGAGCAGCGATGGCTCACGATCGGCACGGAGAGCAAGTTGGACATTTCGGGAGGCCTCACGCCGCCGAAAATTCCAAAGGGTGAACCCATCCGTCCGGTTCTTGGCGAGAAGGGCATCGGCCGTTTGGCCATAGCGACAATCGGTGAGATGCTGTTGATTCTCACCAGAAGCCGTTTCCCCGAATCGAAGGACCGGATTGTGACGGCATTTCTTCATTGGGGAGTCTTCGCGCTGCCCGGAATCGATCTGGACGAGCTGTCCATCCCACTACGCGAATTCGATCCCGACAGCTTGCCGGATGGAGTAGCAGTATCCGAGATGACGTCCTTCCTCGCGTCAAGCATCGAACCGCTTTCGAAACGAACCGACAAGGACGCCGTGGCCCGCATCGTGTCCTCGGCGCTTGCGTTCAATGTGGATCCGGCGGCGTTGGATCGAATCCTGGACGGACCACGTCTTCGTGGTCATGGTGGTTTCGGCACGCATTTCTTCGTTGCTCCCACCGACGAGATGTTCATCGCCGCTCTCGACACGAGTACCGACAGCGACCGCGCATCAAACCTTCAGCGCGCTCTGTTGGGCTTCACGAACACGATGACGCCCGAACACGAGCAGCCGCCGATCGTTACAGCCTTCCGTGACCACTTCACCGCCTCCGACGTGGAAGACCTAATCGCCGAAAGTGCGTTTTTCACGCCTGAGGAATTCCTCAACGCCGACCATCGCATCAAGGGTCGTTTCGACGAATTCGGCCAGTTCAACGGGACGATCTGGATCTACGGCGAGGCTGTCGAGAACCACGTCATACCGTACAGCGCGCGCGGAGAAGCCTCGAAGTGCGGACCGTTTACGATCGACGTCGCCATCGTGCAGGGCCGCGAGATGGATTCGACGCTTCCACCCACGGATTGGGTGGCACTCACGAAGAAGATGGACAGGCTCGGCGGCCTGTACGTCTACAAGGACGACATTCGTGTACTGCCATACGGCAACAACGACTACGACTTTCTCGAAATCGAGAAACGCCGTACCCTGAGCGCAATGTACTACTATTTCTCGTTCCGTCGGATGTTCGGAGCGATTCAGCTCACGCGAGAACAGAATTCCGCTCTGCAAGAGAAGGCGGGTCGCGAAGGATTCCGCGAGAATCGCGCCTATCAGGATTTTCGGGCTGTTCTCATAAATTTTTTTATACAACTCGCTGTGGATTTCTTCCGCGAAGGTGCCCGTTCGAGCAAGTTTCACGAACGACGTACCGACATCAATCGTCGCAACAAAGCCGCTCAGCTCAGAGAGAAGCGCGTCCGAGTCCGGAGATCGCGTTTCGAGGAGCAGCTGCAAAACGCGGTCAGAGCTATCGAGGACGGAACGGCCAGCCTGGCGGTCGAGGAGACAGCGCGGTCTCTGCGTGACCGACTGAACGCGGCGATACTGCTCGGCGACAGCGCGGACGCCGAGCGTGCTCTGATCGCAGCGGAACGAGACGCACGCGAGCAACTACGCGACATCCGCACGCGGTATCGCGTTGTTCCACCTCGCGGAATCGGTTTGCCGAGAGCTCTGCGACGCGATCTCGAGATACATCGTTCCGCGTACGAACGCTTCATCGCCGAGATCGTCGTCAATGCCGAGTACGATGTGGAACTCGCGCTCGCCGAAGCCACAAGCAGAGCGGATGTCCGCCTGGATCGTCGCTTGGTCTTCTACAACTCGATCGAACAACTCAGCACCGATTCGAGGTCAGCTACGACGCGCGAAGTAAAGGCTGCGATAGAGGCCAGCAACGATGTCGAAGAGCGCGTGGCGGCTCTCACGAAGTCGACGACCGAGGCGGTCGAACGTACCATCCGTGAAGTGCTCAGCCTCGCACAGAGCGTCGATGTTGCTTCTCTGAAGGACGCCGATTTCGTCGAGCAACGTTCGAACCTCGAGCGACAATTGGAAGACGTCGTGGAGCAGCAACAAGAAACGCTCAAGGGTGTGATGGAACAGATCCGATCGATCCGGTGGGTGGCGGACGAGAGCGGTGACGTGATCACAGAATCGGACGAGACCGAGGCTCTCGAAGAGGAGGTTTTCGCGCTACGCGACCGGGCAGAGGTCGATCTCGAGCTCGCGCAACTGGGTATGTCCGTCCAGATCATCAACCACGAGTTCGAGGCGAGCATCAGGTCCGTACGCAGGCGCATTCGCGATCTTAAGGCCTGGGCCGACATCAACAAGTCGCTGGTTCCGGTCTATGACGGAATCCGCGCGAGCTTCGATCATCTCGACGGATATCTCACTTTGTTCGCACCGTTGCAGCGCCGCCTCTACCGGAAACCCGTTTCCCTACGCGGTACGGAGATCGCCAAGTATGTCTCCGACCTCTTCACCGAACGCCTACGCCGACATGAGATCTCACTGGAAACCAGCGCGCAGTTCAGAACACACGTTCTGAAGGGGTATCCGTCCACACTGTTTCCCGTTGCAGTCAATCTCGTCGACAACGCCTTGTTTTGGCTGGACGAGAGACGCGAGGGAAGGCGAATCCTCTTTTCATCCGACGACAATGCAATACTGGTCTCGAACAACGGTCCGGCGATCAACCCTGCCGACTACGAAAGCATCTTCGAGCTCGGATTTACTCGAAGGCCCGGCGGTCGTGGACTCGGATTGGCGATAGCCCGCGAAGCACTGCGACGCGACGGCTTCGACATAGCTCTGCGAGAGCCGCCCGAAGGAATGAACGTCTGTTTTGCGATCGTCGAGCGAGCGACCACATGA